One window of the Archangium primigenium genome contains the following:
- a CDS encoding oxygenase MpaB family protein, giving the protein MRTEGDPHADAVYAQILENTEGQELNQLFRTLANNQEVPPATTFAPFNQYFDETHDVPQDPSVLARLQRGQDAFMRRGQVGVIILLTKGLPTGYCMPCLTQVLMMSEALKKRPFHRLLGVAQLLLNVCSPGSFKPKGAAVITAQKVRLLHAGLRRIADQVIPDYRPRYGVAVNQEDLLATLMGFSLLVIQGFRQLGAGLSSQEEEDYLYLWNQYGLVMGIKPEYLPTDVEDAEAFFEAYERRHAAPPEQNPDGVELARAHLDMFTRLMGAWGHLLGNDIVPLMYLNHLMGPERCERLTYPMVEGHEVLKLLLHRLPPNPLRHLIVLGQLDRIVHEQLAEDIVQKLISDNYSGRPSFWMPMDLDNLRSLVNAAAVLAKA; this is encoded by the coding sequence ATGAGGACAGAGGGGGACCCTCACGCCGACGCAGTCTACGCCCAGATCCTCGAGAATACCGAGGGGCAGGAGCTCAACCAGCTCTTCAGGACGCTGGCCAACAATCAGGAAGTCCCCCCGGCCACGACCTTCGCGCCCTTCAATCAGTACTTCGACGAGACCCATGACGTGCCGCAGGACCCTTCCGTGCTGGCGCGCCTCCAGCGGGGCCAGGACGCGTTCATGCGCCGCGGCCAGGTGGGCGTCATCATCCTGCTGACGAAGGGCCTGCCCACCGGCTACTGCATGCCGTGCCTCACCCAGGTACTGATGATGTCGGAGGCGCTCAAGAAGCGCCCCTTCCACCGGCTGCTCGGCGTGGCCCAACTCCTGCTCAATGTCTGCTCACCGGGGAGCTTCAAGCCCAAAGGCGCCGCCGTCATCACCGCGCAGAAGGTGCGTCTGCTGCACGCGGGCCTGCGTCGTATCGCGGACCAGGTCATACCGGACTACCGCCCTCGCTACGGCGTCGCCGTGAATCAGGAGGATCTCCTGGCGACGCTGATGGGCTTCTCCCTGCTGGTCATTCAGGGCTTCCGCCAACTCGGCGCTGGGCTCAGTTCTCAGGAGGAGGAGGACTACCTCTACCTCTGGAACCAGTACGGCCTCGTCATGGGCATCAAGCCGGAGTACCTGCCCACGGACGTCGAGGACGCCGAGGCCTTCTTCGAGGCCTATGAGCGGCGCCATGCCGCCCCGCCGGAGCAGAATCCGGACGGTGTCGAACTCGCTCGAGCGCACCTGGACATGTTCACGCGGCTGATGGGCGCCTGGGGCCACCTGCTGGGCAACGACATCGTCCCGCTCATGTACCTCAACCACCTCATGGGACCCGAGCGCTGCGAGCGCCTGACCTACCCCATGGTTGAGGGACACGAAGTGCTCAAGCTCCTCCTGCACCGGCTCCCGCCGAATCCCCTTCGGCACCTCATCGTGCTCGGCCAGCTCGACCGCATCGTGCACGAGCAACTCGCCGAGGACATCGTCCAGAAGCTCATCAGCGACAACTACAGCGGCCGCCCAAGCTTCTGGATGCCCATGGACCTGGACAATCTGCGCTCGCTGGTCAACGCCGCGGCCGTCCTGGCCAAGGCGTAG
- a CDS encoding trifunctional serine/threonine-protein kinase/ATP-binding protein/sensor histidine kinase, with the protein MAQRALSNWDTLTSAGFVALEYLSGDESSALLRARRQGSDTPALLQVLCAESPSEEERERLQYDFELSCILAGQHVLQPLERLAGGRAILYGSVEGVPLHAFARTASADLAALLRVALSLVDALAAIHARGFIHCRLEPRHVLVAPATSAVKLVGFGAALRLSQETPSPDATGLRGTLTYIAPEQTGRMNRSVDHRSDFYSLGVLLYELFVGEPPFVARDPLELVHAHFARRPRPPHEVAQSVPLALSSVVLKLLAKDAEERYQSHLGLRADLSSCLAALTGGEPLRDFTPGLQDVVARFHIPQRLYGREREVEVLLAACERVGSGTTEVVSVAGYAGIGKSALVRELRRPVAARGGYFVSGKFDQLRRGTPYSALLEALRDLTRQVLTEHEDALAAWRACLHDAIGDSGRLLTDIAPEVEALLGLQPPVQNQPPVEAQNRFNRVLGAFIGAFCRPGRPLALFLDDLQWADAASLDFLEQFIAQRHTHNLLLVAAFRDNEVDAAHPLAGVFETFRDAGVPLLRVELAPLDMAPVTRLVADTVHAVPEQCAELAELAQAKTGGNPFFVIEFLKTLHQEGALTFDAVAGRFRWDLAAIGAMQVTDNVVDLVCRRMARLSEATREVLKQAACIDNTFDLETLGIACSRLPAELLPALREAVEAGLLQSVGNSFPSVSEGANLGAARYQFLHDRVQQAAYSLIPEEARAATHLRIGRRLRGGQADDAFGERLFDVVDHLDRGRALIIDSEERLGLVRLNLHAGLKAKASVAFAPAYRYLDVGLELLGARRWEHPELAAVLLQERGECGALTAQFAQAECDFDELLAHVRLPLERARVYDAKLRMHVRHGQMEQAVSAGLAALKFLGVHLVPKPTMAAVSAEMLKVRWLMRKTRIQELPELGTITRPESALTLRVMLTMSTPAYYSSQNLLALVILKGMGITLRHGNSVDSCGLYGPFGLLLVEGFGAYEDGYELGQASIRLAESMGSTLALGRAQFSAAATLHHWRAPLRENVTLLNAACRNCLDVGDQSYATWCYQFLTSIRFSLGDSLEELRKVIGDWMNTVRRWGWNEYALTLAAYIGFLRCLMGESPMSTRFEGDGFDEDAYRINREAPHNSVLRAFYPLLKLQACYLADDREGALASAHDAVETQGGVLGQYVVADYHFYAALTRAGLLVDARGTERVELRIAIEKHLFKLRGWVKGCPENFLHKQELVEAELARALGKPDRAATMYERAQRSARAAGFPHIEALAHELAGRFHLAAGRERIAADHLHSARDGYARWGARAKVRALEIAHPAVFPAESSGATVRRDPSAQAHLASTEALDLAAVTRAAQAISGEIQLGNLLQNLMRLVVESAGAERAFLLLPKAHALVIEAAIDGDTVTIQPQTPLDTQEELSTAILHYVARARAPVVLADAAAEGSFTEDPYVRRRRPRSLLCAPLLKQGTLVGVLYLENNAVPGAFTPARLEVLQMLSSQAAISIENALLYQDLAEHSQTLETKVTARTAELSAKNAELGATLARLRETQAQLVAQEKLASLGALMAGIAHELKNPLNFINNFAELSTELADELAQELEPVRAQLGDEARSALANLCKNATAIRVHGQRADGIITTMLQHSWGAGGDRAHADLNALVAETVKLTTLDLRDRRPGLDLTLTEDYDPAVGMQMFVVSELTRVFINLVDNALYAMAARHHTGEPGYRPELTVRTQRVDGRVLVRIRDNGTGIPADIVERIFNPFFTTKSPGEGTGLGLSISYDIVKRHQGELRVASVPGQFTEFLITLPTPAA; encoded by the coding sequence ATGGCTCAAAGGGCACTCTCCAACTGGGACACGCTGACATCGGCCGGGTTTGTCGCGTTGGAGTACCTGTCCGGAGATGAATCGAGCGCGCTGCTGCGCGCCCGCCGGCAGGGTTCTGACACGCCCGCGCTGCTCCAAGTGCTGTGCGCCGAGTCGCCCTCGGAGGAAGAGCGCGAGCGCCTCCAATACGACTTCGAGCTTTCGTGCATCCTCGCGGGTCAGCACGTCCTCCAGCCACTCGAGCGCCTGGCGGGTGGACGGGCCATCCTCTACGGGTCCGTTGAAGGAGTGCCGCTCCACGCCTTCGCGAGGACGGCCAGCGCGGACCTCGCCGCGCTCCTCCGTGTCGCGCTCTCCTTGGTGGACGCACTCGCCGCCATCCATGCGCGGGGATTCATCCATTGTCGCCTGGAGCCGCGCCACGTGCTCGTCGCGCCCGCGACCTCGGCGGTGAAGCTCGTGGGCTTTGGCGCCGCTTTGCGCCTGTCGCAAGAGACTCCCTCGCCGGACGCGACCGGGTTGAGGGGTACGCTCACCTACATCGCGCCGGAGCAGACCGGCAGGATGAACCGGAGCGTCGACCATCGCAGCGACTTCTACTCGCTGGGAGTGCTCCTCTACGAGCTCTTCGTCGGCGAGCCGCCATTCGTCGCGCGGGATCCGTTGGAACTCGTGCATGCGCACTTTGCGCGCCGTCCGCGGCCCCCGCACGAGGTGGCGCAGAGCGTGCCGCTCGCCCTGTCCAGCGTCGTGCTCAAGCTGCTCGCCAAGGACGCCGAGGAGCGCTACCAGAGTCACCTCGGCCTGCGCGCGGACCTCTCCTCCTGCCTCGCGGCGCTCACGGGGGGCGAGCCCCTCCGTGACTTCACCCCAGGCCTCCAGGATGTCGTGGCGCGCTTCCACATCCCACAGCGGCTCTATGGCCGGGAGCGCGAAGTGGAGGTGTTGCTCGCCGCGTGCGAGCGCGTGGGGTCGGGGACCACCGAGGTCGTCTCTGTCGCGGGGTATGCGGGAATCGGCAAGTCGGCGCTGGTGCGCGAACTGCGTCGGCCTGTCGCGGCGCGGGGCGGCTATTTCGTTAGTGGCAAGTTCGATCAGCTCCGTCGTGGCACCCCGTACTCGGCGCTCCTCGAGGCGCTCCGAGACCTCACCCGACAGGTGCTCACGGAGCACGAGGATGCGCTCGCTGCATGGCGCGCATGCCTGCACGACGCGATCGGCGACAGTGGACGCTTGCTGACGGACATCGCGCCGGAGGTGGAAGCACTCCTCGGGCTGCAGCCTCCCGTCCAGAACCAGCCCCCCGTGGAGGCGCAAAACCGTTTCAACCGCGTGCTCGGAGCATTCATTGGCGCGTTCTGCCGTCCCGGGCGCCCGCTCGCGCTCTTCTTGGACGATCTGCAATGGGCCGATGCGGCGTCGCTCGACTTCCTCGAGCAGTTCATCGCGCAGCGCCACACCCATAACCTGCTCCTTGTCGCGGCTTTCCGCGACAATGAGGTCGACGCCGCTCACCCACTGGCGGGCGTGTTCGAGACGTTCCGCGACGCGGGCGTCCCGCTTCTGCGGGTGGAACTCGCGCCGCTTGATATGGCGCCGGTGACGCGGCTCGTCGCCGACACGGTCCACGCGGTCCCCGAGCAGTGCGCCGAGCTGGCCGAGTTGGCACAGGCGAAGACGGGCGGCAATCCCTTCTTCGTCATCGAGTTCCTGAAGACGCTGCATCAGGAGGGTGCGCTCACCTTCGACGCCGTCGCGGGCCGCTTCCGGTGGGACCTTGCCGCCATCGGTGCCATGCAGGTGACCGACAATGTGGTCGACCTGGTGTGCCGCAGAATGGCCCGCCTCTCAGAGGCGACACGTGAGGTGCTCAAGCAAGCCGCGTGCATCGACAACACGTTCGACCTGGAGACGCTCGGCATCGCCTGTTCCCGGCTTCCGGCCGAACTGCTCCCGGCGCTCCGGGAGGCGGTGGAGGCGGGTCTCCTGCAGTCCGTGGGTAATTCCTTCCCCTCCGTTTCTGAGGGCGCCAACCTGGGGGCCGCGCGGTACCAGTTCCTGCATGACCGTGTCCAGCAGGCGGCCTACTCGCTCATCCCCGAGGAAGCTCGCGCGGCCACTCACCTGCGCATCGGGCGGCGACTGCGTGGTGGACAGGCCGATGACGCGTTCGGCGAGCGACTTTTCGACGTCGTGGACCACCTCGACCGAGGCCGGGCGCTCATCATCGACTCAGAAGAGCGCCTTGGCCTCGTGCGCCTCAACCTGCACGCGGGACTCAAGGCCAAGGCCTCGGTCGCCTTCGCGCCGGCATACCGCTATCTGGACGTCGGTCTCGAACTGCTCGGTGCGCGGCGCTGGGAACATCCCGAGCTCGCGGCGGTGCTCCTCCAAGAGCGGGGCGAGTGCGGCGCCCTGACCGCCCAGTTCGCCCAGGCTGAATGCGACTTCGATGAACTCCTCGCACATGTGCGCCTGCCCCTGGAGCGCGCACGTGTCTACGATGCCAAACTCCGGATGCATGTGCGTCACGGCCAGATGGAGCAGGCGGTCAGCGCGGGGCTCGCGGCGCTCAAGTTCCTCGGCGTGCACCTCGTTCCGAAGCCCACGATGGCGGCTGTCTCCGCGGAGATGCTGAAGGTCCGGTGGCTGATGCGCAAGACGCGCATCCAGGAGTTGCCCGAACTCGGTACCATCACTCGGCCCGAGTCGGCGCTCACGCTGCGCGTGATGCTCACAATGAGCACCCCTGCCTACTACTCCAGCCAGAACCTGCTCGCGCTCGTGATCTTGAAGGGCATGGGGATCACTCTTCGGCACGGCAACTCGGTGGACAGCTGCGGCCTCTACGGGCCCTTCGGCCTTCTTCTTGTCGAGGGATTTGGCGCCTACGAGGATGGCTATGAGCTTGGACAGGCGAGCATTCGTCTCGCCGAGTCGATGGGCAGTACCCTGGCTTTGGGGCGCGCGCAGTTCTCGGCTGCGGCTACGCTGCACCACTGGCGCGCGCCGCTTCGTGAGAACGTCACGCTCCTGAACGCCGCCTGTCGCAACTGCCTGGACGTGGGCGATCAGTCCTACGCGACCTGGTGCTACCAGTTTCTCACCAGCATCCGCTTCTCGCTCGGAGACTCACTCGAAGAACTCCGCAAAGTCATCGGTGATTGGATGAACACCGTGCGCCGGTGGGGGTGGAACGAGTATGCCCTCACCCTGGCCGCGTACATCGGCTTCTTGCGGTGCTTGATGGGCGAGTCTCCAATGTCAACGCGCTTCGAGGGAGACGGCTTCGACGAAGATGCCTACCGCATCAACCGCGAAGCGCCCCATAACAGCGTTTTGCGCGCCTTCTACCCGCTCTTGAAGTTGCAGGCGTGCTACCTGGCTGATGACCGCGAAGGCGCGCTTGCCTCCGCTCATGACGCCGTCGAGACCCAGGGTGGCGTTCTCGGCCAGTACGTCGTTGCGGATTATCACTTCTACGCGGCCCTCACGCGCGCCGGGCTCCTCGTCGACGCGCGTGGCACCGAGCGTGTCGAGCTGCGCATCGCCATTGAAAAGCACCTCTTCAAGCTGCGTGGCTGGGTGAAGGGCTGCCCCGAGAACTTCCTCCACAAGCAGGAACTCGTCGAAGCGGAGCTGGCGCGCGCGCTCGGCAAGCCGGATCGGGCCGCCACGATGTACGAGCGCGCCCAGCGCTCCGCGCGCGCGGCGGGCTTCCCTCACATTGAGGCGCTCGCCCACGAACTCGCGGGTCGCTTTCACCTCGCCGCTGGACGTGAGCGCATCGCCGCCGACCACCTGCACAGCGCGCGTGACGGCTACGCGCGCTGGGGCGCACGGGCGAAAGTGCGGGCACTCGAAATCGCTCACCCTGCCGTCTTTCCGGCGGAGTCCTCGGGTGCGACGGTGCGGCGCGATCCGAGCGCCCAGGCGCACCTCGCCTCCACGGAGGCGCTTGACCTCGCCGCGGTCACCCGGGCCGCGCAGGCCATCTCCGGTGAGATCCAGCTTGGCAACCTCCTCCAGAACCTCATGCGGCTGGTCGTGGAGAGCGCGGGCGCCGAGCGGGCCTTTCTCCTCCTGCCCAAGGCCCACGCGCTGGTCATCGAGGCCGCGATCGACGGCGACACGGTGACCATCCAGCCCCAGACGCCGCTCGACACGCAGGAGGAACTCTCGACCGCCATCCTGCACTACGTGGCCCGCGCGCGCGCGCCGGTGGTCCTCGCGGACGCCGCCGCCGAGGGTTCTTTCACCGAGGACCCCTACGTGCGGCGCCGACGGCCCCGGTCCCTCTTGTGTGCGCCGCTGCTCAAGCAGGGCACGCTTGTGGGCGTGCTCTATCTGGAGAACAACGCGGTGCCGGGCGCCTTCACCCCCGCGCGCCTTGAAGTGCTCCAAATGCTCTCGTCCCAAGCGGCCATCTCCATCGAGAACGCGCTCCTGTACCAGGACCTCGCTGAGCACAGCCAGACCCTGGAGACGAAGGTCACCGCCCGCACCGCCGAGCTCTCGGCCAAGAACGCCGAGCTTGGCGCCACGCTCGCGCGCTTGCGAGAGACCCAGGCGCAGCTTGTCGCGCAGGAGAAGCTCGCGTCGCTGGGCGCGCTCATGGCCGGCATCGCCCACGAGCTGAAGAACCCGCTGAACTTCATCAACAACTTCGCCGAACTCTCGACGGAGCTCGCGGACGAGCTCGCCCAGGAACTCGAGCCGGTGCGCGCGCAGCTCGGCGACGAGGCGCGGAGCGCCCTCGCAAATCTGTGCAAGAACGCCACTGCCATCCGCGTCCATGGTCAGCGCGCCGACGGCATCATCACCACCATGCTGCAGCACTCCTGGGGCGCGGGGGGTGACCGCGCCCATGCCGACCTGAACGCGTTGGTGGCGGAGACGGTGAAGCTCACGACCCTCGACCTGCGCGACCGGAGGCCGGGCCTCGACCTGACGCTCACCGAGGACTATGACCCGGCGGTGGGGATGCAGATGTTCGTCGTCAGCGAGCTCACACGGGTGTTCATCAACCTCGTCGACAACGCGCTCTACGCGATGGCCGCGCGGCACCACACCGGGGAGCCGGGCTACCGTCCGGAACTCACCGTGCGCACGCAGCGGGTGGACGGGCGCGTCCTGGTGCGCATCCGCGACAATGGCACCGGCATCCCCGCGGACATCGTGGAGCGGATCTTCAATCCCTTCTTCACGACCAAATCGCCGGGCGAGGGCACGGGGCTCGGCCTCTCCATCAGCTACGACATCGTGAAGCGCCACCAGGGCGAGCTGCGCGTCGCCTCGGTGCCCGGTCAGTTCACCGAGTTCCTCATCACGCTGCCGACGCCCGCCGCTTGA
- a CDS encoding glutathione peroxidase: MDKNIENLPLKRIDGSETTLGAWKGKVLLLVNVASKCGLTPQYEGLEKLHEQYQGQGLVVMGFPANEFGAQEPGSDAEIQEFCRSNFGVAFPMFSKIVVKGPGQHPLYHYLTHTRPDAWFPEHSQFRARMEKYGMKREAMHEVHWNFEKFLVSREGEVVGRFSPDTTPEDPTFKQALEAELAKA, from the coding sequence ATGGACAAGAACATCGAGAACCTGCCGCTCAAGCGCATCGACGGCTCGGAGACCACGCTGGGCGCCTGGAAGGGCAAGGTGCTCCTGCTCGTCAACGTGGCGTCCAAGTGCGGCCTGACGCCCCAGTACGAGGGCCTGGAGAAGCTGCACGAGCAGTACCAGGGCCAGGGGCTGGTGGTGATGGGCTTTCCCGCCAACGAGTTCGGCGCGCAGGAGCCGGGCAGCGACGCGGAGATCCAGGAGTTCTGCCGCTCGAACTTCGGGGTGGCCTTCCCCATGTTCTCCAAGATTGTCGTGAAGGGCCCGGGCCAGCACCCGCTCTACCACTACCTGACGCACACCCGGCCGGACGCGTGGTTCCCCGAGCACAGCCAGTTCCGCGCGCGCATGGAGAAGTACGGCATGAAGCGCGAGGCGATGCACGAGGTGCACTGGAACTTCGAGAAGTTCCTGGTGAGCCGCGAGGGCGAGGTGGTGGGCCGCTTCTCGCCGGACACCACGCCCGAGGATCCCACTTTCAAGCAGGCCCTCGAGGCGGAGCTGGCCAAGGCCTGA
- a CDS encoding DUF6986 family protein: protein MTSPAFGPTHLATVRATLEHAHRELARHTPHTVPGRQPVHTLYGGAHLFKADTARKMGQRALEAMSTYAPDPHALAQCLELDEALAARVHARVVAKLRHEPVEDLRIDFEDGYGPRTDAEEDSHAEAAAREVARGLSDGGLPPFLGIRVKPLHPARFERSTRTLDRFFTTLIATTGGRLPQPFIVTLPKVTTPEEPAALAHLLELVETHHGLRPGSIQVELMVESSHALYGPDGRLVLPALVEAARGRCVGVHLGPYDYTASMDITAEHQRLTHPACDFARDVMQVALAGRGLALVDGPTSLLPVGPHKPGEAPLTEAQREKNRQAVHRAWRLMHANVRHALARGFYQGWDLHPAQLPIRYASVYAFFLEGLEAATLRLKSFVAQAAQATRLGGVFDDAATGQGLLNSFLRGLACGAITAEEVRATDLTVAELHERSFTRIIEQRRG, encoded by the coding sequence ATGACGAGCCCCGCCTTCGGCCCCACGCACCTCGCCACCGTCCGGGCGACCCTGGAGCATGCCCACCGGGAGCTCGCCCGGCACACGCCCCACACCGTGCCGGGCCGCCAGCCCGTGCACACGCTGTACGGCGGGGCCCACCTGTTCAAGGCGGACACGGCGCGCAAGATGGGCCAGCGCGCCCTGGAGGCCATGAGCACGTACGCGCCGGATCCGCACGCGCTCGCCCAGTGCCTGGAACTGGACGAGGCCCTCGCCGCGCGGGTCCACGCCCGGGTCGTCGCCAAGCTGCGGCACGAGCCCGTGGAGGACCTCCGCATCGACTTCGAGGACGGCTATGGCCCTCGGACGGACGCGGAGGAGGACTCCCACGCCGAGGCCGCCGCGCGCGAGGTGGCCCGGGGACTGTCCGACGGCGGCCTGCCGCCCTTCCTCGGCATCCGCGTGAAGCCCCTGCACCCGGCGCGCTTCGAGCGGAGCACCCGCACCCTGGACCGGTTCTTCACCACGCTCATCGCCACCACCGGGGGCCGGCTGCCCCAGCCCTTCATCGTCACCCTGCCCAAGGTGACCACGCCCGAGGAGCCCGCCGCCCTGGCGCACCTGCTCGAGCTCGTGGAGACGCACCACGGCCTGCGCCCGGGCAGCATCCAGGTGGAGCTGATGGTGGAGTCGTCCCACGCGCTGTACGGCCCGGACGGACGGCTGGTGCTGCCCGCGCTGGTGGAGGCGGCCCGGGGCCGGTGCGTGGGCGTGCACCTGGGCCCCTACGACTACACGGCCAGCATGGACATCACCGCCGAGCACCAGCGGCTCACCCACCCGGCGTGCGACTTCGCCCGGGACGTGATGCAGGTGGCGCTTGCGGGCCGGGGCCTGGCGCTGGTGGACGGCCCCACGAGCCTCTTGCCCGTGGGCCCCCACAAGCCGGGCGAGGCGCCCCTCACGGAGGCCCAGCGCGAGAAGAACCGCCAGGCCGTGCACCGCGCGTGGCGGCTGATGCACGCCAACGTCCGCCATGCGCTCGCGCGGGGCTTCTACCAGGGGTGGGACCTGCACCCGGCCCAGCTCCCCATCCGCTACGCGAGCGTGTACGCCTTCTTCCTGGAGGGCCTGGAGGCCGCCACGCTGCGGCTCAAGTCCTTCGTGGCCCAGGCGGCCCAGGCCACGCGCCTGGGCGGAGTGTTCGATGACGCCGCCACGGGACAGGGGCTGCTCAATTCCTTCCTGCGCGGGCTCGCGTGTGGCGCTATCACTGCCGAGGAGGTCCGCGCCACGGACCTGACGGTGGCGGAGCTGCACGAGCGCTCCTTCACCCGCATCATCGAGCAGCGCCGCGGTTGA
- the uraH gene encoding hydroxyisourate hydrolase: protein MSTLSTHVLDTQWGRPAAGVPITLEHQAADGWRELARGTTNPDGRVRDFLPASTRLEPGIYRMTFHTAEYFRAQQTKGFYPYVAVVFELAAPEEHYHVPLLLSPFGYSTYRGS from the coding sequence ATGAGCACCCTGTCCACCCACGTCCTCGACACGCAGTGGGGCCGCCCCGCCGCGGGCGTCCCCATCACCCTGGAGCACCAGGCCGCCGACGGCTGGCGGGAGCTGGCCCGGGGCACCACCAACCCGGACGGCCGCGTGCGCGACTTCCTCCCGGCCAGCACGCGCCTGGAGCCCGGCATCTACCGGATGACGTTCCACACCGCCGAGTACTTCCGGGCCCAGCAAACGAAGGGCTTCTACCCGTACGTCGCCGTGGTGTTCGAGCTCGCCGCGCCCGAGGAGCACTACCACGTGCCCCTGCTGCTCAGCCCCTTCGGCTACTCCACTTACCGGGGAAGCTGA
- the uraD gene encoding 2-oxo-4-hydroxy-4-carboxy-5-ureidoimidazoline decarboxylase: protein MSRLAWLNGLSAEEARAEFLRCCGVRTWAEAMARARPFASDAALYQQADAHWAATGPAEWREAMEHHPRIGDVSRLREKYKATGAWSEQEQRGMQGAGEDVIQALADGNRDYEARFGFIFLVCATGKSAGEMLGLLRARLDNPPEQELRIAAGEQAKITRIRLEKLLAP from the coding sequence GTGAGCCGGCTCGCGTGGCTCAACGGGCTGTCCGCCGAGGAGGCCCGGGCGGAGTTCCTGCGCTGCTGTGGCGTGCGCACCTGGGCCGAGGCCATGGCCCGGGCGCGGCCCTTCGCGAGCGACGCCGCGCTGTACCAGCAGGCCGACGCGCACTGGGCCGCCACGGGGCCCGCTGAGTGGCGCGAGGCGATGGAGCACCACCCGCGCATCGGCGACGTGTCGCGGCTGCGCGAGAAGTACAAGGCCACCGGGGCCTGGAGCGAGCAGGAGCAGCGCGGCATGCAGGGCGCGGGCGAGGACGTCATTCAAGCGCTCGCCGACGGCAACCGCGACTACGAGGCGCGCTTCGGCTTCATCTTCCTCGTGTGCGCCACGGGCAAGAGCGCCGGGGAGATGCTCGGCCTGTTGCGCGCGCGGCTGGACAACCCGCCCGAGCAGGAGCTGCGCATCGCGGCGGGCGAGCAGGCGAAAATCACCCGCATCCGACTGGAGAAGCTCCTCGCGCCATGA